The Herbiconiux sp. A18JL235 region CCCTCGCCCCCTGCCCCGCGCATCCTCTCCCATCGAGCGGACGCAAAGTGCCCCCTCCCGGCCGCGGAGGGGGCACTTTGCGCGCAGTCGAGGGTGCAGGCCCGCCGCCGCTTGCTGCGGGAAGGGTTCCCCGGTGCGGAAACGGCGCTCGGGGTCAGACTGGAGGGGATGACTGCACACGACGCCCGCGAGCCCCGCCCTGCCCGAAGCCCATTCGATCTGGTGCGGGTGCGGGGTGCCCGTGAGCACAATCTGCAGAACGTCGACGTCGATCTGCCGCGCGACGCCCTCGTGGTCTTCACGGGCGTCTCGGGGTCGGGCAAGAGCTCGCTGGCCTTCGGCACGATCTACGCCGAGGCGCAGCGCCGCTACTTCGAGTCGGTGGCCCCCTACGCCCGCCGGCTGATCGACCAGGTCGGTGTCGCCGACGTCGACTCCATCGACGGGCTCCCGCCGGCCGTCGCCCTCCCGCAGCAGCGCACCGGAGGGAGCGCCCGCTCGACCGTCGGCAGCGCCACGACCATCTCGAGCGTGGTGCGCATGCTCTTCTCCCGGGTGGGAACCTACCCGCCCGGCGCGCCGATGCTCTTCGCCGAAGACTTCTCGCCCAACACCGTGCAGGGCGCCTGCCCCACCTGCCACGGCATCGGCCGGGTGTTCGACGTGCCGCTCGAGCTCATGGTGCCCGACGACTCGCTGAGCATCCGCGAGGGGGCCCTAGCCGCGTGGCCCACCGCCTGGCACGGCAAGCAGCTGCGCGACAGCCTCATCTCGCTCGGCTACGACGTCGACGTTCCGTGGCGCGAGCTCTCCGAGGAGCAGCGCAGCTGGGCGCTGTTCACCGACGAGTCGCCGCAGGTGCCCATCTTCACCGACCGGTCGCCGGCCGAGGTGCGCAAGGCCGTCGCCGCCGGCCGCACGCCGCGGTACATGAGCACCTTCCTCGGGGTGCGGCGCTACGTGCTCGACACCTTCGCCAACTCCAAGAGCGCCAGGATGCGCGAGCGCGCGTCGAGCTTCATGCGAAGTGTGCCGTGCCCGAGCTGTGGCGGCCGTCGGCTCAAGCCCGAAGCCCTCGCGGTGACCTTCGAGGGTCGCAGCGTCACCGACGTCGCCGCGATGCCGCTCGACGAACTGGCCGAGCTGATGGCCGTCGCGCTCCGCCCCGAGTGGGAGCCCCTGGGTGCGCCGCCGCTTCCCGCCGAGAAGCGCCTCGCCGCGCAGCGGCTCGTCGACGAGCTGCTGGCCCGCCTGGCCCCCATCACCGACCTCGGCCTCGGCTACCTGTCGCTCGACCGCACCACGATCACCCTCTCCACGGGTGAGCTGCAGCGCATGCGGTTGGCAACGCAGGTGCTCTCGCAGTTGTTCGGCGTGGTGTTCGTGCTCGACGAGCCCTCGGCGGGACTCCACCCGGCCGACACGACGGCGCTGCTCGGCATCCTGCGCCGGCTGCGCGACAGCGGCAACTCGGTGTTCTTCGTCGAGCACTCGCTCGACGTCATCCGCGAGGCCGATTGGATCGTCGACATCGGCCCTGGCCCCGGCGCGACGGGCGGGCGGGTGGTCTACTCGGGTGAGCTCGAGGGGCTGCGCGGTGCCGAGGAATCGGTGACACGCCGGTACCTGTTCGGAGACGAGCTCGCCTCTGCGACGCAGCGCCGTGCATCCGGCCCCCGTACCGCGGATGGTGTTCTGGAGCTCAGCGGCGTGACCCGCAACAACCTGGCGGGGCTGTCGGTGTCGTTCCCGCTGGGGTGCCTGACGGCGGTCACGGGAGTCTCGGGGTCGGGCAAGTCGACGCTGGTGAACCAGGCCGTGCCCGACCTGCTGCGCGCCAGCCTAGCGAGCGAGGTCGACGAGCGTGAGGGTGGGGCAAGCGGGTCGGGCGGGACGGGTGGTTCGGGCGGCCCGGGCGCTGAGAAGACGCCGGATGCGCCTGCCGACGACCTGCTGCTCACCCCGGCTCCCGCGGCTACCGTGGGGCGCGCATCCGGGCCGGCCGATCGGCTGCGGCGGGTGGTGCAGGTCAGCCAGAAGCCGATCGGGCGCACGCCGCGATCGAACGTGGCGACGTACACCGGGCTGTTCGACCGCATCCGGGCCCTGTTCGCGGCGACCCCCGAGGCGCGCAGGCGGCGCTACGCCGCCAGTCGCTTCTCGTTCAACCTGCCGAGCGGCCGGTGCCCCACGTGCAAGGGCGAGGGCACCATGGAGGTCGAGCTGCTCTTCCTGCCGACGGTGCACGCGCCCTGCAGCACCTGCCACGGGGCGCGGTACAACAGCGAGACGTTGGAGATCAGGTACGAGGGCTTGAGCATCGCCGAGGTGCTCGCGCTCAGCGTGACTCGCGCGCGCGATCTGTTCGCCAGCGACCCCGAGGCGGTGCGGCACCTGGATGCGCTGCTCGATGTCGGCCTGGGCTACGTGGCCCTCGGGCAGCCGGCCACCGAGCTGTCGGGCGGTGAGGCCCAGCGGGTGAAGCTCGCGTCGGAGCTGCGTCGCGTGCAGCGCGGAGACACCCTGTACCTGCTCGACGAACCCACCTCGGGGCTGCACCCGGCCGACACCGACCGCCTGCTGGAGCACCTGCAACAGCTGGTCGACGGCGGCAACACGGTGATCATGGTGGAGCACGACATGCGGGTGGTGGCCCAGGCCGACTGGGTGATCGACCTCGGCCCGGGTGCGGGCGACGCGGGCGGGCGCGTGATGGCCGCGGGCACGCCGCGCGAGGTCGCTGCCGCGGAGCCGAGCGTCACGGCGCCGTTCCTGGCCGCCGCGCTCGGGGCCGCCGGTCGACTCTGAGCGCAGAACCGTCCGTGACGTCCCGGCACACCTCGACGTGAATGTCAGTGGTTCGAAGACTGACCTCAGATACCGTCGACGCGACGCGAGATACCCCAAGCGTTCCGTTCGGCCAGAGCGTCGGGGAGCAGTTCGTCGGGCATGCTCTGATAGGCGACCGGGCGCAAGAAGCGACGCAGTGCCGAGGAGCCGACCGAGGTGAAGCGGCTGTCGGTGGTGGCGGGGAAGGGTCCGCCGTGCACCATCGCCGCACCGACCTCCACCCCCGTGGGCCAGTCGTTCCAGATGATCCGTCCCACCTTCTCCTCGAGAACGGGCAGGAGCGCCCGCGCCGCGTGCGCGTCGTCGGGGAAGCTGCCCTGCAGAGTGCCGGTGAGCTGCCCGTCGAGGGATTCCAGTACCGAGGTGAGCTGGGCGTGGTCGTCGCACTGCACCACGAGACCGGCCGGGCCGAAGGCCTCCTCACGCAGCGTGGCGTCCGCCAGGAAGTCCTCGGCGCCGACGGTGTAGAGCGCAGCTCGGCCGGCTGTTCCGACGGATGCGGCGACGCCCTCGGCCACGCGGCGGGCTCCGCTGCCCTCGGCCCAGGCTGATCCCGCAGCGACGAACGCGTCGCGGATGCCGGGCGTGAGCATGGTCTGATCGCTCGTCTGCGCCACCGCCTGCGCAGCCGCAGCCACGAACGCATCGAGGCCCGGCCCCCGAACCCCGAGAACGATCCCGGGGTTGGTGCAGAACTGACCGCTGCCGAGCGTGAGCGATGCGACGTAGCCGCGGCCGATCTCGGTAGCCCGCTCGTCGAGCGCGCCGGGCAGCAGCACCACCGGATTGGTGCTGCTCATCTCGGCGAAGACCGGGATCGGCACCGGGCGCGATGCAGCGGCGGCGGCGAGGGCCAGGCCGCCGCCTCGCGATCCCGTGAACGCCACCGAAGCGATCGCCGGATGCCTCACCAAGGCCTGCCCGATCGTCGGTCCGTCGCCGAGCAGCAGCGAGAAGACCCCCTCGGGCATGCCGGTCTCCCGTGCCGCCTCGGTGATGGCGCCGGCGACGAGCTCGCTGGTGCCCGGGTGTGCCCCGTGCCCTTTCACGATCACCGGGCAGCCCGCAGCGAGCGCCGAGGCGGTGTCGCCGCCCGCCACCGAGAAGGCGAGCGGGAAGTTGCTCGCGCCGAACACGGCCACGGGTCCGACGGCGATCGTGCGCCGCCGCAGATCGGCCCTCGGCAGGGGAGTGCGGTCGGGCCGGGCGGGGTCGATCACGGCGTCGGCGTCGCTTCCGGCTCGCGCGACCTCAGCGAACATCCGCAGCTGGCCGACGGTGCGGGCCCGCTCGCCCGTGAGTCGCGCGGTGGGGAGACCGCTCTCGGCCGCCGCCCGCTCGAGCAGTTCGTCGCCCAGAGCTTCGATCCGCGCGGCGATCGCCTCGAGGAACGCGGCGCGCTCGGTGGGCGACGTCGACCGGAAGGCCCGCGCGGCGGCCGCGGCAGCGACGGCGGCGCGCTCGAGTTGGGCCTCGTCGGCCAGGGTGAAGGCGGGCTCGAGTTCGGTCTCGCGTGCGGGGTCGTATGCGCGGCGGGCGGCCGACGAAGCAGCTCCGGTCTCTCGGCGCCCTGCGATGTACATCTGTCCGGTCACGGTCATGGGGTTCTCCTCGGTCGGAATCGGAGGTGGGGCGGGAAGACGGGGCGCAAGCGGCCCCGGGGCGTCACGGTCTCTTCTGCACGGCGAGGATGTGCTCGCACACGACCGCCACCGACCCGTCGGACTTCGTGCCCACGTAGCGCTTCGTGACGAGGCCGATGCCCGGCCGCTTGTGGTCGCGCAGTTCGATCACCTCGGAAGTTGCCGTGATCCGTTCCCCCGCGAGTACCGTGCTGGGAAAACGGATGCGGTCGTAGCCGTAGGCCACCGCGTGCCCGTTCAGCTCGACGGTCATGCCCACCACGACGGCGAAGGTGAGTACGCCGTGCGCGATCCGGCCGCCGAATAACGGGCCGGCGAAGTCGTCATCGGTGTGGGCGGGATGGTGATCTCCGGAGAGCTCGGCGAACTCGGCGATGTCCATTGCGGTGATGACGCGCTCGGGGAACTCGTGCTGCTCACCCACGCGGTACTCCTCGAAGAACCGATCGGTGGTGCCGGAGGTGGTCGCCGTGCTCATCGTGCCGCGGCCTTCGCTACACGCTGACCGCGCGACTCGACCACGCGAATCGATCCCGTGGTGTCGGCGTCGAAGTGCGTGTCGTCGCCCTGGTCGGCGTCGGAGCGGAAATACTTCGAGAAGTACACCGCCACCATCGCGATGATCGCATTGACGGTCATGAAGATCGCCACGAGATACCAGTGGCCGGTCGCGGCGAAGAACGCCGTGGCGATCAGCGGGGCTGTGCCCCCGAGCAGAGCGCCGCTGACCTCGCGGGCGAAGGCGACGCCGGAGTACCGGATGGCGGGCGGGAAGAGTTCGGTGAGGAACGCGGCTTGTGCGGCGTAGCAGGTGGCGACCGCGCCGACGAAGCACACGGCGAGGGCGAGGATGATGATCACCGGCTGGCGGGTGTCGATCAGCATGAACATGGGGAACGCCCAGATGATGCCGAAGCCGGTTCCGAACAGGAACAGCTTGCGCCGACCGATGCGGTCACCGATCCGGCCGAACAGCGGCATGAAGGCGGCGCCGGAGAGCAGCACGATCGCGTTGGTCGCCAGGCCGAGCGCTGCGGCCAGCCCGATGTTGTTGGTGAGGTAGCTGAGTGCCCAGACCTGGGGGATGTAGGAGAAGCCGGAGAGCATGAAGTTCGAGCCGAGTGCCACCGCCAGTCGGCGCTTCTCGGTCTTGAAGAGGGTGAACAGGGGGATGCGCTGCACCTCGCCCTCGCCCACCACCTTCTCGAAGTGCTTGGTCTCGTTCACCCGGTTGCGGATGAACAGGCTGACCGCGAGCATCACCAGACTGAGCAGGAACGGGATGCGCCAGCCCCAGACGGTGAACTGGTCGCCCGTGAGCACGAGCATGAGCTGGAAGGTCAGGAGGCCGAGAGCCGAGCCGATCCAGACGCCGGCGCCCGACCAGGAGGCGTAGAAGCCGCGCTTTGTCGGCGGGGCCGACTCCGAGGAGAGAACGATCGCACCCGCGTACTCCGCGCCGGCGCCGAGGCCCTGCAGGATGCGCAGGAGTACGAGCAGTGCCGGGGCGAGGAAGCCGATCGCGTCGTAGCTCGGCAGCAGGCCGATCAGCGCCGTACTGATGCCCATCAGCGTCAGCGTGATCATCATCACCGGCTTCCGGCCGATCTTGTCGCCGAGGTGGCCGAAGACGATGCCTCCGAAGGGGCGGGCGAAGTAGCCCACCGCGAAGGTCGCGAACGCGGCGAGGAGGCCTGCCGCCGGGTCGTCGGCGTGGAAGAAGAACTGATTGAACACCAGGGCGGCGGCTGCGCCGTAGAGCGCGAAGTCGTACCACTCGACGAGGCTGCCGATGGCGGAGGCGGCGGCCGCGCGGCGGGCGCCGGCCTCCGAGACGCCCGCGGAGCCCGGTGAGGGCGAGGGGGTGGGTGAATGCTGATCCATGACTGCTCCTTTGCGATTCTGGACGATGTCGGGCTGACCCTGTGCGGTCAGACGATCGAGGGGGTGTAGCTCGGGTGCTGGCGCACCACGCCCGAGGCGATCAGGGTGTCGATCTCGGCGCGCTCGAGGCCGAGCTCCGCCAGGATCTCGCCGGAGTGCTGACCCACCAGGGGAGCGGGCCGGGTGACCTCCTGGCGCGATGCGCCGAGCCGGAAGTTGAAGCCCGGCGTGCGCACGGTGCCTTCCGTCGGGTGCTCATACTCCACGAACGATCCGTTGTGCACGACCTGCGGGTCGGTGAGCAGGTCGTCGTACCCGTAGACGGGGCCAACCCACGCTCCGGCCGCGGTGAGCACCTGGAGCCAATGCTCGGTGCTGCCGCTGGCCAGACCCTCCCGCACGAGACGTGAGATCTCGTCTTTGTGAGCGAAGCCGTCGCGCTCCATGTCGAAGCGCAGGAAACGCTCGTCGTCGAAGACGCGGGCGAGCATCTCCGACTCGGCGAACGAGAGCGCGATGAAACCATCCGCGGTGGGGAACACCCCGTACGGCGCCCGGATGTAGGAGTGCGCGTGGATCTCCTCGGCCGTCGACTGCGCGATCCCGCCCACCGTGTGCACCGAGATCTCCTGCATCTGAGCCGCGATGATGGCGTCGAGCATGTTCACCTCGACCAGCTGCCCCTCTCCTGTGCGGAAGCGGTGCAGCAGGGCGGCCAGCGCGCCCTCGAAGGCGGAGTAGGCGGCGAACGCGTCGACCAGGAAGAACGGGGCGGGACGCGGGGCCTCGCCGGGGACCCCGGCGCTTCGCAACCCACCGCTCATGGCCTGGAGGATGACGTCCTGCCCGGGGCGGGTGGCGTAGGGGCCGGTACTTCCATAACCCGACATCGACACATAGATCAGCTCGGGGTTGATGGCCCGCAGGGTCTCGTAGTCGACGCCGAGGCGCTCGGCCACGCCGGTGCGGTAGTTCTGAAGGAAGACGTCGGACTCGGCCGCGAGGCGCTGGACCACGCGGCGGCCCTCCTCCGATTTGAGGTCGAGTGCGATCGAACGCTTGTTGCGGTTCAGCGAGAGGAACGAGGCGTTGACCTCGTTGCCCCTGGCGCCACCCGCGGAGACGTGGCGCTGCCACTCACCCGTCACGGGCTCCACCTTGACCACGTCGGCGCCGAGGTCGGCGAGCTTCTGGGCGGCGAAGGGCCCCGACATCGCGATCGACACATCCAGCACCCGGATGCCCTCAAGAGTCTTCATCGTCACCTCACTGTGCAGGTGGCCCGCTCGACGGGCCGGTCGTTAGCGCTAACGGAAGCGCTAACGACGACGCTAACACAATCACGACCTCGCAGAAAGTGGGCGCTGCTAGTCTCGAGCGGGAGAGCACGACCAGCCAGGGAGGACGCGATCATGGAGCCGATCGACGACCCCTGGATCCCGCCGTCAGCGCGTCGCCGCCGCTCGGCCACGCAGGGCCTGACCCTCTCCGACGTGGCGCAGGCGGCCGGGGTCTCCACGCAGACGGTCTCGCGCGTCATCCGCGACCACCCCGACGTCTCGGAGTACACCCGCAAGCGAGTGGCCGAGACCATCCGGAGGATCGGCTACGTGCCGAACCTCTCGGCGGCCAACCTGGCTTCGAATCGCAGCAACCTGATCGCCACCGTGGTGCCGTCGATCTCGACGTCGGTGTTCGCCGAGACCATGGCGGCGGCGGGGGACGTGCTCGGCCCGGCGGGGTTCCAGATGATCGTCGGCGTGACCGACTACTCACCGGAGACGGAGGAGCAGCTCGTGCAGAAGCTGCTGGGGCGTCGGCCCGACGGCGTACTGCTCGTCGGGGTGATGCACACTCCGGCGGCGACGCGGATGCTGGCCGCCTCCGGCGTGCCGATCGTGGAGACGTGGGGCTGGACCGAGTCGCCGATCGGCAGCTTGGTGGGTTTCCCGAACGACGACGCGATGGCCGACTTGGTCGACGCCGTTCTCGCACGCGGCTACCGCCGGCCCGTCTTCGTCGGCTCGAGCGAGGCGGGTGATGTGCGTGCGCGAGAGCGTTTCGCGGGCTTCCGGCGCGTGTGGGAGCGCGAATTCCCCGGCGAGGCGATCAGGGTGGTCGACGCGGCCGGTCTGCCGTTGTCGCTCGCGGCCGGTGAGCAGTTGCTGGTGCTGGCGCGCGAGCGTTTCCCCGACAGTGACGCGGTGGTCTTCGCCACCGACATCCTCGCCAGCGGAGCGATTCTGGGGGCGGCCAGACATGGCTGGAACATCCCCGACGACATCGCCGTCACGGGCTTCGGTGATTTCGAGCTGGCCACCGCCATCACACCCGCCCTCAGCACCGTCAGCATCGAGGCCGCGCGGGTGGGGCGGGAGGCAGCGAGCATCCTGGTCGAGCAGATCGCCGACCCCGCCGTGCCGCCTCGGGTGATCGACGTGGGCTACCGCATCACATTGCGCGCGAGCACCTAGCGTCCGTCTGCCGCACCGTGGAGCAGTCCGCGGGCGGCCAGGTTCCGTAGCAGCGCCCCCGCGCCGAAGCTCCACGGCGCGCAGTCCTCCGAGTGGACGATCCGGTTGCTCAGGGTGCCCAGCCGGGGCGAGGAGATCCGCACCTGGTCGCCTGCGACATGCGTGAACCCGCCTCCGACCTCGAACCGGTCCGAGGTCGGCGCGAACATCGTGCCGAGCAGCAGCACGGCGCCGTCGGGGTACTGGTGGTGCGGCCCGACCAGCTGCGCGACGAGCGAGGCGACCGATCGGCTCGACTCCGCCTGCGACGAGACAGCGTGCAGGGTGTAGCCCTCGGCGCCCTCCACCTCGAGAGCCACCTCGGCCGTCTCCACGTCGGGCAGCGAGAAGTGCTCGTCGAAGAGCCGGATGAACGGACCGACGGCCCCCGAGGCGTTGTTGTCCTTCGCCTTCGACAGCAGCAGCGCGGAGCGGCCCTCGAAGTCACGGAGATTGATGTCGTTCGCGAGCGTGGCGCCGACGACCGTGCCGGTCGACGCGACCACCACGGCCAGTTCGGGCTCGGGGTTGTTCCATGTCGAGCGGGAGTAGATGCCGGCATCCGCTCCGGTGCCCACGGTCGACATGGGCTGGGCCTTGGTGAAGATCTCGGCGTCGGGTCCGATGCCCACCTCGAGGTACTGGCTCCACAGGCCCTCGCTCTGCAGCGCCGCCTTGAGCTCCTCGGCGCGGGTCGAGCCCGGCACGAGGTTGCGCAACGAACCGCCGAGGATGCCGGTCACGCGCTCCCTGATCTCCGCTGCCCGCGCCGCTTCGCCGCCGGCCTGCTCCTCGATCACCCGCTCCAACAGTGAGGCGGCGAAGGTCACACCGGCAGCCTTGACGGCCTGCAGGTCGAGCGGCGAGAGCAACCAGGGCCGGCTCGGGTCACGGGACGGTTCGGCGGAGTTGGCGATCATTTCCGCGATGCTGGCGACGGTTGGGGCGTCGGCGACGACGGAGCGGATGGCCGAGGCATCCGTCGCCTGTTCGACCAGCTCGCTCGTGGTGGGGAACACCGCGGTGAGGTCGACCGCCTCGTCACCGCGCACCGCGATCACGGAGGGACCGTGCAGCTCCGGTAGCCAGGCTCGGCCGATCAGCAGGGCGCGGTCGGCGTCGTCGGGGAGAGTCGAGCCGGCGTCGAGGGCGGTGGGGACGGTCATGACGGATCCTTCCGGGTGTGGTGTGCGGGGGCTGGCGACGGGTCGGCAGCGAGCAGGGCGACGATGTCGGCCGCTGCGACGCCGATCGGGGTCGCAGCAGTGCAGGCGTCGCGCACCACCGCCGAGACCCGGTTCTGGAGGGCAGGGAAACCCGTATGCCGAGGCCGCAACCACGAGCCGGTGATGGTTTCGAGGGTGCCCGCGTAAAAGCGGTCGGTGGTCGCGTCGAGGGCAGGATCAGTCCACGCCGACAGTCGTGCCGGCTGCCCGGACCGGGCCGGAATGACCCCGCGCTGGACTTCATCGGAGACGAGCCGGAGCAGGTGGTCGAGCAGTGCCGCGCTCGGGGTGCAGCGAGCCGAGACGGCGAGTCCGGTGCCTCCGATCACCGAGCCGCGGCGTCCGCCCGGCCCTGCGGGGGCGTCGCTGAAGCGCAGCCGGTGCGGAGCGCGGGGGTCTGTGTAGGTGACGAACTGATAGACCAGCGGGCAGTAGTGAGGGCCGGCGCCTGATGCCATCAGGTCGAGCAGGCGGATGGAGTTGAGGCTCGCCAGCTCAGGACGGTCACCCGCGATCCGTGTCATCAGGGCGAGCGCCTGCTCGACCGCATCCTGGTCCAGCTCGCCCCGCGGGCCCGGTTCGGCGCCGAACGAGAGGGCGATCGAGTAGAGGGTGATGAGAGCGTGCGGGCCGCCGAGGCCCAGCGCGGTCGGCGTGTCGCGAGCGAACTCGACCACCTCCTGCCAGGTGCGCGGCAGGCCGGACGCCTCGACGAGCTCGGAGTTCGAGACGGCCGTCTGGGTCGCGGCGTCGAGCGGGAGGGCGTAGAGGTGACCCTGGAACGTGTACGATTTCCATGACGGACCCACGAAGTCATCGGGTGCGAGCGTTGCGGTGAGGCGATCGCCGAGCAGCTCGTCGAGGGGCAGCAGCGCGCCCGAGGCGACGGCCTCGCCGAGGTGCGGGTGATCGATGACGATGACGTCGTACTGCTCGGCGAGATCGTCGATCGGGGCGGCCTCGAAGCCCTCGAGAGGCTGGATCGACCATTCGATGAGCGGGCCGCCGGGCTCGAGTTCCGCCGCTGCGCGCAAGGGAGCCCATCCGCGCGGGTGATCCCAGGTCAGACCCCTGAACATTGCCATCTCCTTTGATCGTTAGCGCTAACGGTAACGCGAACGACTCTAACGGAAAAAGATGGCAGCTGCTCATGGCATGGGCGCGAGGCCGCGGGAGGTGACGTGTCGCAACCGCAGCGAGGTCGAGTGCATCCGCTTCGCCCAGAAGCAGCGGGAATCGGTAGCGCGAAGTGCTGCCTCCCGCGACCGGGAGAGCACTTCGCGCTACCAAGACGCCGAGGGCTACGCCCGCCGCCGCCCGTAGAGGGAGATCACG contains the following coding sequences:
- a CDS encoding excinuclease ABC subunit A — protein: MTAHDAREPRPARSPFDLVRVRGAREHNLQNVDVDLPRDALVVFTGVSGSGKSSLAFGTIYAEAQRRYFESVAPYARRLIDQVGVADVDSIDGLPPAVALPQQRTGGSARSTVGSATTISSVVRMLFSRVGTYPPGAPMLFAEDFSPNTVQGACPTCHGIGRVFDVPLELMVPDDSLSIREGALAAWPTAWHGKQLRDSLISLGYDVDVPWRELSEEQRSWALFTDESPQVPIFTDRSPAEVRKAVAAGRTPRYMSTFLGVRRYVLDTFANSKSARMRERASSFMRSVPCPSCGGRRLKPEALAVTFEGRSVTDVAAMPLDELAELMAVALRPEWEPLGAPPLPAEKRLAAQRLVDELLARLAPITDLGLGYLSLDRTTITLSTGELQRMRLATQVLSQLFGVVFVLDEPSAGLHPADTTALLGILRRLRDSGNSVFFVEHSLDVIREADWIVDIGPGPGATGGRVVYSGELEGLRGAEESVTRRYLFGDELASATQRRASGPRTADGVLELSGVTRNNLAGLSVSFPLGCLTAVTGVSGSGKSTLVNQAVPDLLRASLASEVDEREGGASGSGGTGGSGGPGAEKTPDAPADDLLLTPAPAATVGRASGPADRLRRVVQVSQKPIGRTPRSNVATYTGLFDRIRALFAATPEARRRRYAASRFSFNLPSGRCPTCKGEGTMEVELLFLPTVHAPCSTCHGARYNSETLEIRYEGLSIAEVLALSVTRARDLFASDPEAVRHLDALLDVGLGYVALGQPATELSGGEAQRVKLASELRRVQRGDTLYLLDEPTSGLHPADTDRLLEHLQQLVDGGNTVIMVEHDMRVVAQADWVIDLGPGAGDAGGRVMAAGTPREVAAAEPSVTAPFLAAALGAAGRL
- a CDS encoding aldehyde dehydrogenase (NADP(+)) — translated: MTVTGQMYIAGRRETGAASSAARRAYDPARETELEPAFTLADEAQLERAAVAAAAAARAFRSTSPTERAAFLEAIAARIEALGDELLERAAAESGLPTARLTGERARTVGQLRMFAEVARAGSDADAVIDPARPDRTPLPRADLRRRTIAVGPVAVFGASNFPLAFSVAGGDTASALAAGCPVIVKGHGAHPGTSELVAGAITEAARETGMPEGVFSLLLGDGPTIGQALVRHPAIASVAFTGSRGGGLALAAAAASRPVPIPVFAEMSSTNPVVLLPGALDERATEIGRGYVASLTLGSGQFCTNPGIVLGVRGPGLDAFVAAAAQAVAQTSDQTMLTPGIRDAFVAAGSAWAEGSGARRVAEGVAASVGTAGRAALYTVGAEDFLADATLREEAFGPAGLVVQCDDHAQLTSVLESLDGQLTGTLQGSFPDDAHAARALLPVLEEKVGRIIWNDWPTGVEVGAAMVHGGPFPATTDSRFTSVGSSALRRFLRPVAYQSMPDELLPDALAERNAWGISRRVDGI
- a CDS encoding MaoC family dehydratase, with the protein product MSTATTSGTTDRFFEEYRVGEQHEFPERVITAMDIAEFAELSGDHHPAHTDDDFAGPLFGGRIAHGVLTFAVVVGMTVELNGHAVAYGYDRIRFPSTVLAGERITATSEVIELRDHKRPGIGLVTKRYVGTKSDGSVAVVCEHILAVQKRP
- a CDS encoding MFS transporter, with protein sequence MDQHSPTPSPSPGSAGVSEAGARRAAAASAIGSLVEWYDFALYGAAAALVFNQFFFHADDPAAGLLAAFATFAVGYFARPFGGIVFGHLGDKIGRKPVMMITLTLMGISTALIGLLPSYDAIGFLAPALLVLLRILQGLGAGAEYAGAIVLSSESAPPTKRGFYASWSGAGVWIGSALGLLTFQLMLVLTGDQFTVWGWRIPFLLSLVMLAVSLFIRNRVNETKHFEKVVGEGEVQRIPLFTLFKTEKRRLAVALGSNFMLSGFSYIPQVWALSYLTNNIGLAAALGLATNAIVLLSGAAFMPLFGRIGDRIGRRKLFLFGTGFGIIWAFPMFMLIDTRQPVIIILALAVCFVGAVATCYAAQAAFLTELFPPAIRYSGVAFAREVSGALLGGTAPLIATAFFAATGHWYLVAIFMTVNAIIAMVAVYFSKYFRSDADQGDDTHFDADTTGSIRVVESRGQRVAKAAAR
- a CDS encoding CaiB/BaiF CoA transferase family protein encodes the protein MKTLEGIRVLDVSIAMSGPFAAQKLADLGADVVKVEPVTGEWQRHVSAGGARGNEVNASFLSLNRNKRSIALDLKSEEGRRVVQRLAAESDVFLQNYRTGVAERLGVDYETLRAINPELIYVSMSGYGSTGPYATRPGQDVILQAMSGGLRSAGVPGEAPRPAPFFLVDAFAAYSAFEGALAALLHRFRTGEGQLVEVNMLDAIIAAQMQEISVHTVGGIAQSTAEEIHAHSYIRAPYGVFPTADGFIALSFAESEMLARVFDDERFLRFDMERDGFAHKDEISRLVREGLASGSTEHWLQVLTAAGAWVGPVYGYDDLLTDPQVVHNGSFVEYEHPTEGTVRTPGFNFRLGASRQEVTRPAPLVGQHSGEILAELGLERAEIDTLIASGVVRQHPSYTPSIV
- a CDS encoding LacI family DNA-binding transcriptional regulator; the encoded protein is MEPIDDPWIPPSARRRRSATQGLTLSDVAQAAGVSTQTVSRVIRDHPDVSEYTRKRVAETIRRIGYVPNLSAANLASNRSNLIATVVPSISTSVFAETMAAAGDVLGPAGFQMIVGVTDYSPETEEQLVQKLLGRRPDGVLLVGVMHTPAATRMLAASGVPIVETWGWTESPIGSLVGFPNDDAMADLVDAVLARGYRRPVFVGSSEAGDVRARERFAGFRRVWEREFPGEAIRVVDAAGLPLSLAAGEQLLVLARERFPDSDAVVFATDILASGAILGAARHGWNIPDDIAVTGFGDFELATAITPALSTVSIEAARVGREAASILVEQIADPAVPPRVIDVGYRITLRAST
- a CDS encoding fumarylacetoacetate hydrolase family protein, coding for MTVPTALDAGSTLPDDADRALLIGRAWLPELHGPSVIAVRGDEAVDLTAVFPTTSELVEQATDASAIRSVVADAPTVASIAEMIANSAEPSRDPSRPWLLSPLDLQAVKAAGVTFAASLLERVIEEQAGGEAARAAEIRERVTGILGGSLRNLVPGSTRAEELKAALQSEGLWSQYLEVGIGPDAEIFTKAQPMSTVGTGADAGIYSRSTWNNPEPELAVVVASTGTVVGATLANDINLRDFEGRSALLLSKAKDNNASGAVGPFIRLFDEHFSLPDVETAEVALEVEGAEGYTLHAVSSQAESSRSVASLVAQLVGPHHQYPDGAVLLLGTMFAPTSDRFEVGGGFTHVAGDQVRISSPRLGTLSNRIVHSEDCAPWSFGAGALLRNLAARGLLHGAADGR
- a CDS encoding ABC transporter substrate-binding protein, with the protein product MFRGLTWDHPRGWAPLRAAAELEPGGPLIEWSIQPLEGFEAAPIDDLAEQYDVIVIDHPHLGEAVASGALLPLDELLGDRLTATLAPDDFVGPSWKSYTFQGHLYALPLDAATQTAVSNSELVEASGLPRTWQEVVEFARDTPTALGLGGPHALITLYSIALSFGAEPGPRGELDQDAVEQALALMTRIAGDRPELASLNSIRLLDLMASGAGPHYCPLVYQFVTYTDPRAPHRLRFSDAPAGPGGRRGSVIGGTGLAVSARCTPSAALLDHLLRLVSDEVQRGVIPARSGQPARLSAWTDPALDATTDRFYAGTLETITGSWLRPRHTGFPALQNRVSAVVRDACTAATPIGVAAADIVALLAADPSPAPAHHTRKDPS